In one window of Thalassotalea agarivorans DNA:
- the cmk gene encoding (d)CMP kinase, which translates to MSEQIPVLTIDGPSGAGKGTAARLVAESLGWHLLDSGAIYRVLAVATQHHHIDVVEEEPLIPIAAHLDVQFEISEEGESRIILEGEDVTRSIRAEEISALASKVAAFPRVREALLRRQRAFRVAPGLVADGRDMGTVVFTDAPVKVFLTASAEERAERRFKQLKEKGFDVKITRLLEDIRARDERDQNRSVAPLVPAEDALVVDSTELSIEEVVQQILNFAQDKLNS; encoded by the coding sequence ATGAGTGAACAAATACCCGTTTTAACGATTGATGGGCCTAGCGGAGCAGGCAAAGGAACAGCGGCAAGGTTAGTAGCAGAAAGCTTAGGTTGGCACCTATTAGATAGTGGCGCCATTTACCGTGTGCTAGCTGTCGCCACACAACACCATCATATAGACGTTGTAGAAGAAGAGCCTTTAATTCCGATTGCTGCCCATTTAGATGTGCAGTTTGAAATTTCGGAAGAGGGTGAGAGCCGCATCATTCTGGAAGGCGAAGATGTTACTCGTAGCATTCGCGCGGAAGAAATCAGTGCGTTAGCGTCTAAAGTTGCTGCCTTCCCTCGTGTACGAGAGGCATTATTGCGTCGTCAAAGAGCCTTTCGTGTAGCACCAGGACTGGTTGCAGACGGCCGAGATATGGGCACTGTGGTATTCACTGATGCACCGGTTAAAGTCTTTTTAACGGCCAGCGCTGAAGAGCGTGCAGAGCGCCGCTTTAAACAGTTGAAAGAAAAGGGCTTTGATGTTAAAATCACGCGCCTTCTGGAGGACATCCGTGCCCGCGACGAGCGAGATCAAAATCGCAGCGTAGCGCCACTAGTGCCTGCGGAAGATGCTTTAGTTGTTGATTCTACTGAACTTTCTATTGAAGAAGTGGTTCAGCAAATTCTGAATTTTGCTCAGGATAAACTCAATAGCTAA